From the Ammospiza caudacuta isolate bAmmCau1 chromosome 26, bAmmCau1.pri, whole genome shotgun sequence genome, one window contains:
- the NCAPH gene encoding condensin complex subunit 2, producing the protein MTDILKQKNSELTNFQVAAGTLDASAKIYAMRVDSVHADTFRVLGHLGKEPPPAQDTDGPQEDSSPAPEAARKAQPKKKQSCKTIEQNLSNINVPEGSQRPEVDPLFQRAVASFDECSSAGIFLTGLRSRGFQSRLLFPSELVPLPSSERLALPSSHPVTVPGLKALLAPCLEKRRICSSLAGFQFTKGDEESHNESVSALLEKFRRSEHAFDPNLDPDSEEGEGWAPSQPEFLPESPASDGSHREFQPNRDSLGHSKSTGAALGEGDIGTMSLHVSLNPGEYSYFSPRVLAMWAGPEHWRFRPRQPPAPGLEKDSRQRVPRKVFELDFQEDIDFQAHFQKTKASTTLAKSILESQNSRSTTLPADFNYDPKSLGQLFLKPHVKLSPSLNPEAALDSEAGIEDYDYNNPNDTSNFCPALQVPDSDDDPDPAEFPGQAGLLPLPAHPEAPEHPGINSGNGPGCGELELIAEPPKVHKIPIQYARTAKRMDMRRLKRNMWELLTEQGEEEEEAREGTDVKVAGEKSLSDLIKDLRHRLPPTMATELSVPLAFVSLLHLANEKNLKLESTEELSDILVRGGD; encoded by the exons ATGACCGACATCCTGAAGCAGAAGAACTCGGAGCTCACCAACTTCCAG gtgGCAGCTGGGACTTTGGACGCCAGCGCCAAGATCTACGCCATGCGCGTGGATTCCGTGCACGCCGACACCTTCAGGGTCCTGGGCCACCTGGGCAAGGAGCCCCCCCCTGCCCAGGACACAGACGGCCCCCAGGAAG ACTCCAGCCCAGCCCCCGAGGCTGCCAGGAAGGCTCAGCCAAAGAAGAAGCAAAGCTGCAAAACCATCGAGCAGAACCTGAGCAACATCAACGTGCCCGAGGGCAGCCAGAGGCCTGAG GTGGATCCCCTGTTCCAGCGCGCCGTCGCCTCGTTTGACGAGTGCAGCTCCGCCGGCATTTTCCTGACGGGGCTGCGCTCCCGGGGCTTCCAGAGCCGCCTCCTGTTCCCCTCTGAGCTCGTGCCCCTGCCCTCCTCGGAGcgcctggccctgcccagctcccacccCGTCACCGTGCCGGGTCTGAAAG ccctgctggccccGTGCCTGGAAAAACGCCGGatctgctcctccctggccGGATTCCAGTTCACCAAGGGGGATGAGGAGTCCCACAACGAG TCGGTGTCGGCGCTGCTGGAGAAGTTCCGCAGGAGCGAGCACGCCTTCGACCCCAACCTGGATCCCGACAGCGAGGAGGGCGAGGGCTGGGCCCCCTCCCAGCCCGAATTCCTGCCGGAATCCCCGGCCAGCGACGGGAGCCACCGGGAATTCCAGCCCAACAGAGACTCCCTGGGCCACAGCAagag cactggagctgccctgggagagGGGGACATCGGCACCATGAGCCTGCACGTGTCCCTGAATCCCGGGGAATATTCCTACTTCAGCCCCCGCGTGCTCGCCATGTGGGCCGGCCCCGAGCACTGGAGATTCCGGCCCCGCCAGCCCC cagccccaggcctGGAGAAGGATTCCCGGCAGAGGGTTCCCAGGAAGGTTTTCGAGCTGGATTTCCAGGAGGACATCGACTTCCAGGCCCATTTCCAGAAGACCAAG GCATCCACAACTTTGGCCAAATCCATCCTGGAGAGCCAGAACAGCCGGAGCACCACGCTCCCTGCAGACTTCAACTACGACCCCAAGAGCCTGGGGCAGCTCTTCCTCAAGCCCCACGTCAAG ctcagcccaagcTTGAATCCAGAGGCAGCCTTGGACAGCGAGGCTGGAATTGAGGATTACGATTACAACAACCCCAACGACACCTCCAActtctgccctgccctgcag GTTCCTGACAGCGATGACGATCCCGATCCCGCAGAAttcccaggccaggcggggctgcTCCCGCTCCCGGCTCATCCCGAGGCTCCGGAGCACCCCGGGATCAACAGCGGCAACGGCCCCGGCTGCggggagctggagctgattGCTGAGCCCCCCAAG GTCCACAAGATCCCCATCCAGTACGCCAGGACAGCCAAGAGGATGGACATGAGGAGGCTCAAGAGGAACATGTGGGAGCTGCTGACGGAGCAGGGAGAG gaggaggaggaggccagGGAGGGGACGGACGTGAAGGTGGCCGGGGAGAAAAGCCTGAGTGACCTCATCAAGGACCTGCGGCACAG GCTCCCTCCCACCATGGCCACCGAGCTGTCGGTGCCCTTGGCCTTCGTGTCCCTGCTGCACCTGGCCAACGAGAag AACCTGAAGCTGGAGAGCACCGAGGAGCTGTCGGATATCCTGGTGAGAGGGGGGGACTGA